TCAGCCGGCTCCCGTCTGTGCAGGGATGGTTTCATCGCCTTGCTGGCTTCCTTCGGTGGAGGCAGGGGTGTTGCTGTCtgcttcctgccctggctgtgcgGTCAGGAGCACTGGCACCTTTAGCCCCGCTTCCTGGGCTACCTGGGCTGTCCCCCAGGGCGGCCACCTTTGCCCACGCAGCCTGACggtcactgccctcctggggcttgtctgtgtgtgtcagtggCCTCAgcacttcccaggcaccttagcaggcagctggactgggactgggacagcctgcctgcctgcccggcTGCGCCACAGGGCCGACCCCAGTGGTGACAGGTTTTAGCCATACTGGAgccgtggctggggccagcatcagAATTGCGCGGAGACAGCCTGCCTCCCACTGAGCAGCTCACGGCACAGTGCTGACCTTCCAGCGTCCCCCGTCGCTCAGTGTAGGTCCAGGGTCTGGACTCTGCTCATCAGACGTGGAGTGGACCTGTCCTGGGGGGCCCTGCTGTGCACACAGCTCACGTGTCACCAGGGGCGATGCTCACGCGGCCCCGGGGTTTGGCTGATCCATCTCTGGAGCACCTGCTCGGGGTGGTTCTGGCTTTCCCGTTCTGGAGGTGCTGTGGCCTACCCCTTCCCTTTGACCAGGTTACAAGGGCCAGGGATTCATGGGAAGACCAGGAGTTGGGTGCCCAAAGGACAGACCCTGACCTATGCTTAATCCTCCAGAGAGGTTCTGTTTCTGTGAGGTTGACTCAGCTGGATGGGCCAAAGGgcccttttggttttgtttggaaGACTTAGAgctttcttccccaaatggcctcaagggctggagctgggccaggctgaaaccaaaagccaagggctccaccctggcctcccacgtgggtgcaggggtccaagccgttgggccatctgctgctgctttcccaggccactggcaggagctggattggaagcagagcagctgcgacttgaaccagcactgatatgggatgtcggtgtcacgggcagcagcttaactctgtGCTGCAAGGCCGGCCAGGCTCCCGAGGGCCCTTCCAAAAACACCTTTGTAATAAGCCTTCAGTGACAAAACAGCATGCCAGTGTCGGAGCCAGTGGGTCCCAAGGTCCACTCAGGGCCCAAGTTGGGGGTGTCAGGTCACCCTTGATGTTGCAGGGTTCCCTGCGGGCCCCCATTGGGCCCACTTGAGCCTATCGGAGAAGCTGCTGTCCAGCTGTTTCCTGAGTATCCACTCAGGGACCATGGCCTCCCAGTGCAGACCCTCCACCAGGCCACGTCACACACTTCTGAGTCtgcagggcctgcattgtgggttatgccactgcctgcagtgccggcatcccacacgggtgcggttcatgttccagctagctctctgctgtggcctgggaaagcagaagatggcccaagtgcttgggccctgcaccgctgtgagagatccagaagaagctcctggcttcagatcggcccagcttccgctgtggtggccatttggggagtgcaccagtgggtgaagacctctctctgcagctGGTAGCAGAAGCTGAGCAGGAGGGCTCTGTGGCCACTCCCACAGCCCAGGCTCTGGAATCTCAGCTGGCCACGTCACCTTGGGGCCCTTTGTCTTCCTGCCACTCAGCCTCATGCTAAGTGTTTAAGACCGACTGATTTGAAGGGCAGttatggaaagagagggagagagtcatcttccatctgctggttcacttcccaaaaggccaggctgaacccagactcccccagggtctcccacatggggggcatgGGCCCAAGGCTTGAGctaccctctgctgctctcccaagtgcattagcagggagctgggtcagaaatggtgCCGGTGTCACAAAaggcggcttaacctactgagccgtAACGCTGCCCACCTACCTCATGCGAGGGACGAGGTAGAGGAATGGAGGGTCCCACTGAGAGAACGTGAGCGTGAACCCACGAGGGAGTCCTTAAGCTCTGGCCTGTGATCAGCTGGtccagggggctgggggagacagcTGGCAGCCTCAGGGATCAGGCACTGAGCAGGGACAAGAGGCATGATGGAGGAGACAGGTGAGGGCTGGCGCGTCCCAAGCTGGCCAGTTGAGGCTGGGAACTGGCAGGCTCTCCCCTTCCTGCCCTGAGCAGGGACTGACCACTCCACAGGTCCTGGTCCGTCGACTCGCCGATGGCACAGAGCTCCGCGGCCGCATTGTGGAGACCGAGGCCTATGTGGGGCCAGAGGACGAAGCTGCCCACTCAAGGGGTGGCCGGCAGACTGCTCGCAATCGTGCCATGTTCATGAAGCCAGGGACCCTGTACGTCTACCTCATCTACGGCATGTACTTCTGCATGAATGTCTCCAGCCAGGGTGAGTGGTCCTGGGGTGGGAGCCCCCGCGGTGGGGCCGCTGCCGGCCAGCTCAGGGTCTCAGAGCTCTGGCTGCATCAACAGCATGGCTGGTTAAAGGAACAGGGTCCCCTACAGAGACCATGCAAAGCAGGCAGTTGCTGTCGGGTCACCACTGGGGCTGAGGCTAGGTGGGTGGGGCCCACCTGGAGTGAGCGATCTCAGGCAGTCAGCTGCTCCTAGTGACAGGCAAAGTCACCACAGCTGGGGGTGCTGCTGGCGTCCAGCGGGCAGGGGCTCGGATGCTGCTCGCAGGGCACAGGACAGCCCCGGCCTGTGAAACCAGCTGGGCCTGAGTGTCAGCAGTGGAGACGCTCACCTCTGGCCGTTGGTGGGCCTGTGGCTCTGGGTGACCCGTGCTCAAGAGGAAGAGGTGGCCAGGCAGGACCGAAGCCCACAGCCATGGAGCTGTGGTGTCcagtgccagagccgcaggcatcCAGGGCAGGCCCTGGCACAAAGCAGGTGTTGAGACCCTGGGGTGCTCCCTCCTGAAGGGTCCTGTCACTCTGCCAGTTTTGGGCTGGTGGTGGAACCAGGCCTTCCTATGAGGCTAAACTCAGGGGAGAGACCCAGCCCAGAAACGCtgggtgctgtggtgagcaggggAAGGGAGCCTAGGCTTCTGGGGTGTGGTGGTCAGAGCAGAGACCGGTATGATGTGACCCCCGCAGGGGTGCAGTCAGGCCAGGGTCGCCTAGGTGGAGCAGAGGAAGCTGCAGAGTGACAGTGTGGGCGTCTGCATGCCCCCGAGCGAGCCCTTGGGCCCACCAGTGGGTTTGTGGTCTGTGGCCTCTGGGCTCAAGGGGCCCCGGAGGGAGGGAGCCCTCCAGCTCTGGTGGCTGCTCCAAGCCAACCTTGCAGCTTGGCCAACTGGGATGCTGAGCAGCCTGGGCCAATGTGGAGCCTGGGGCTTGGCGACCCTGCCCTAGGAGGATTGGCCTCACAGCTTCTGCCAGTCATGGGACCAGAGGAAGTCAGGGGAAAGGCACGTGTCCTTACGGGGTCTCCCGAGCGAGTCCTGGTTCCCAGcagctagacacacacacagaaggcacAGCTGCCTTGCTGGAGGAGGCTGGCAGGAGGGGCAGACAGGGAGATgcagaccccaccccaccaccaggtCAGACAGAAGGCAGCTAGCGCAGGTTTGCGCACAACGGGCCTGTCCCTCAGGAAGGCAGCCGGCCCATCCCTGTGAGGCTGGGCGCGGGCAGGGGCCCGGGAAGGCTCCACTTcatgctgtctgtctgtctcacaggGGATGGAGCGTGTGTCCTGCTGCGAGCGCTGGAGCCCCTGGGGGGCCTCGAGACCATGCGGCAGCTTCGTAGCACCATCCGGAAAGGTACCGCCAGCCGCACCCTCAAGGACCGTGAGCTCTGCAGTGGCCCCTCCAAGttgtgccaggccctggccatTGACAAGAGCTTTGACCAGCGGGACCTGGCCCAGGATGAGGCCCTGTGGCTGGAGCATGGCCCTCCTGGGCCCAGTGCATCAGCCATGGTGGCAGCAGCCCGGGTGGGCATTGGCCATACAGGAGAGTGGGCCCAGAAGCCCCTGCGCTTCTATGTCCGGGGCAGTCCCTGGGTCAGTGTGGTGGACAGAGTGGCTGAGCAGAACATGCAGGTTTGAACAAGGCCCTGCTCAGACAAGGGAGGCTTTTTAATGccacttttaaaacaaataaaggcTACATTTCTAGAAAACTATTTCTCCCCTCTGGGCGGTCAGCACATGGTCTGGGCCTAGCTCTAGGAGGAGCAGTGTGGACACGGACAGACACTGGAGAGCCAGGGCCTGCAAGGTGGGTtctgcctcccccagccacaggatgggcacaggtgacagggacctcAGATGTCAGGACTGGGTGACAGCTTGGCCAAGCCTGCTGGTGGCCTGTGGGGCTATATggagggccaggccaggggaggCCCGCAGAGAACTGGCAGGAACGGCGCACGTGGTGGGCAGAGGTggtgctggctgcaggggcctcaCACGCTGACAGCCAGGACAGGCGTGGCTGCCCGCTCCTCAGGCTGGCACAGGCAAGGCGGGAGCAGGTCTGCGAGGCGCACGGCACGGCTCCCTCCAGCTGCTCTGGAGACTGCAGGAAGGGGTAAGCACAGTGGGCAGCTGCCACTCAAGCTGGTAGAGCGCCCTGGtgtcgggggagggggaggctggaccccacccacaccccagcAGCCTCTCCACCCTCACCTGGCTCACGTGAGCAGTGCCTGGAAGACAGCTATGACGGGGTCCTCGTGGGTGGTCACCACCAGCACGCTGCGGAATTTGTCAAATAGCATGAGCAGCTGGGAGCGCCGCGTGTTCTCGTGGTACATGATCTCCTCCAGGTGGTGGCGGCCACGGAAATAGTGAAGGAGCCTGCAGGGAGGGGGTGCCGTGAGCCCTGCctccagcaccagccctgagccgaTATGGGGAGGCACCCACCAGAGGCCCGAGAAGCCAGCGTGTGGGCCTGATCTGTCCGTGGGTGTGCGGCTCTTCTGGCTGCACCCTCACGGGGTGGGCAGACAGGCTGGCTGGTGGTGTGGGGAGGGGTCTGCGCTGGCACAGAGACCCGTGTGGCTCTAGATGCACACGTGGGCACTGCTCCAGGTGGGGGCTCCAGCTGAAGCTGCACAAAGGAGGGCAAGACAGATGCAGCCCGGAACATTCTGCGGCTTAAGGCCTCATCCCCCCACCTGACTAGAGAACCGTGGACCTGCGCAGCCGCCCCCGGCAGTGGGGGCGACAGACCGACAGCCATCAAGGGTCCTGGGCAGATGAACCCCTGCCGAGCCCATGAGGAAGGGACCTTGATGAGAACTGACTGCTGCCTCTCGGCACTGGGGAGACCCCCACGGTCAGGCGCACAGGCCTCAGATGAAGACAGCCCGTCAGCCAGTGGGCACTGCTTCCTGTCGGGGGTTGAGCACGTCCCTGTCCGCTTCCTGTCCATGCTCCAGAACTGTCCCGGCCCCACCTGGCAAACATGCGGAGGTCCTCGGGGTTCTGGGCCGCGGGCACGCTGAGGATGGCCGCCCGCTCGTGCTCCGACAGGCTGGCCAGCAGGTTCTCGGTCACCCTCTTGTTCAGTGGCGAGTCCCCACTGGGGAGCAGCTCTGCGCTGGAGTTGTCCATGCTGGGGCTGGTGAGGGTCATGTCATCGCTGCTGGCTGTGGGTGGGCACAAGTCAGCTGACAGCAGCATGGATGGGGACAGCGAGGGCACGTCCAGCAGCCAGTGTCCACCCTGTCGCCTGGGTGTGACACACGCCCTCGCCTGGGGGGGCCTGGAGCACAGGCAGTCTGCTGTGGGGGCCCTGAACGGCACACCCCGCCTGGAGGACAGCGCCCTGGACAGGTGGGTCCTCACCCCAAGCCTGGGCCCAGTCCACTGGGGAGCACTTGCAGAGCCTTCCAGCCCTTGCCGTTCCCCGGTGGGCACACTGTGGCCACGACAGCTCTCCCAGGCAGTGGCTGACAGTCCCTGTCCCATCAGGGTCCTCCAGTGACTGTGAAACTGCCCAGATCCCAGGCTGAGGCAGAGAATTCTGGCAGTGGTTGTGGTGGGGTGggttccactcctgactccagcagagCCAAAGTAGAGCCTCTTCCCCAGGGCAGATGGGACACGCGAGGGGCACGCATGTGCGCCTGCCCATGTCAGGCCTCCCATTACCAGAGAGATACCTGGGGGGGCTCTTACTTGGGGAGCCGAAGCTGAGGGCATTGGGTGTGCTGAGGCTGCGGCCGCCGACCCGAGCAGTGAAGGGGACGTCATCCTCTCGCAGGCGGGGCTCCTCCTCGCTGGGTGAGGCCATCAGACAGACGTAGGTGTGCAGCTGGATGAGCAGCCGATGCTGCAGCATCCACACCACCATCTGGATGAGCTGGGTCTGTGGGGTGGGCAGTGCCAGAGCCCGGGGGCAAAGTGAGACAAGGTCCAAGTCAGGCCCCATCCCCTCCTGGGGATCAGGGAGCCCCAGCTACTGGCCATTTCTGCAAAGGCAGCTAGCCCTCTAGagaagggccagggccagggctccaggaccaCACATGCAGGTGGAGGCCCTCGCTATGCTGCAGAGCGGCCCTGGCTCTGCCCGTGGGTCCCGCACTAGACACTGTTCAGAAAGGGGCTCTGGGGCCTGACACTGGcgctgcaggttaaagccccagcctgcatccggcatcccatatgggtgctggttcaagtcctagctgctcaacttcagccccagctctctgcgcctgggagggcagcaaaggatggctcgagcccttgggcccctgcacccatgtggaagacctggaggaggctcctggctcttcggatcagctcagctctggccgttgcagccatttaaggcagtgaaccagcagatggaagacttctctctctctgtctctacctctctttgtaactctttcaaatgaataaaataaatctttgaaaaaaagaaaacctatttaaataaaaagaaagaaaagaaaggggctGTGGACAGTCATGCCCTGAGAGCAGGAGTCCTCTGCTTGGGCCTACCTGAACGTCTGCCCTGGGCCACACAGATGCTTCCAGAAGGAAGCTGGGGATAGAGACTCCCTGCTTAAGCAAGGCATCAGaaggcatggccaggccaggcccacagTGTGTGCCCTGGTAACAGGGGAGTGAGGAGCCCTATGCAGGCACAGCCCCAGTGCCAGTGCCAAAGCACCCTCCAGACAGCCGTCTGCTCGTCTTTGGGAGAGTCCACCAGGAACTGCTGACCAGGGCCATTCCATGCCAAGTTTAGAAACTTTGCAGTCTGCGTAAGCCCTAGAGAGCAGATCCCTGGGACTTGGCAGGACCAGGCCCCTTGACCAGGCCCGGAGCAGTCCCTCAGGCATAGCCTGGAAAATGCACTGTGTCATCCGGACTACAAGAAGGGGAGCTCTgccttgggggggagggggggacagaGACAGTCGCTTATTCTGTGGCCTGACTGGCACAGCTCCTGGAAGCCACAGGCTCTGCAAAAGACAGCATTGCACTCTCACGCTTGCCATCTCATGAGCTGAAAAACCAgggtcttccaatccagctctctgctatggcctgggaaaatagcagaacgtggcccaggtccttgggctcctgcactcaaatgggagatccagaagcagctcctggctcctggctttggatggcacagctccagccattttggtcacttggggagtgaaccagtagatggatggaagacctttctctcactcactctctctgactctgtaactctggctttcaaataaatatatcttaaaaaataaaaaataaaaacagtactgTACTTTAAAAGACAAAGCCTGGAGAACACCCAACCCCATCCGGCACCTGTCCTACTGCCccgtcctgggtccctgcccagggtccaGGTGCTCGGCACAGAGAAGAGGGCCTGAAGCTGTGAACAGCGACCCCAGCCCAGGGAGAGCCACCGACCCGACCCTGCCCCAGACTGGCCAGTTCATCGCTGCCACCAAGCCCTGGCCTTGATGCAGGCCCGCTGTGGGCACCATCCCAGGATGCTGTCTCCTTGGACAAGGAGGCTGTGGGACGCCTCAGGCCCTGTGGCCGCCTTAAACGCAGCTGGGGCTATGGAGAAGCCCCTGTcacagagctgggcccaggctgTCTTTGCATCCTTCATCTGCAGGAAAGCCCCAGGCCCTGAGGGGCCCTGGGAGAGCTCCCTGCCAAGCCACCTCACCACAGCAGCCGAGGGGTGTGTGCCCTGTGGTGGGGAAATGGCAAAGTGCCAGCAGGTGGCTTCAGGGTCACCCTGGCCTAGCAGATGTTCCACAACCACAGCCAAGGGGGCGGCCAGGCTGAGGCCTCAGGTCGGGGTCAACAGCCAGACCTGAAGGGCCTGAGCTACCGCACTGCTACCACACCAGGTTCCCGGGGCTCCTGGACTCACCTCCTGTACAGGGGGGGCCAAGGGGTTCCTAAATTCTGACAGAGAGACGGGCAAGGAGAACTTGGACAGGACGGACGGCAGGTCGTGCGCCGGGAACTGGCGGGAGAACTGTTCTGCCAGCGGGGAGTACCTGCACACAGGGAGGGCAGCCGTGAGCATGGCAGATGCTCCTGTTCAGGGGCCGTCGGCCCGACCGGTGGGAGGAGGCACCGTGGGGAGGTGACAGTGGAACTGTGCAGGCCTTAAGGTGGACAGAGGCCAGGCAATTTCCCTCTGGGGCATCAGGAGCCATGGCACAAGCTACACCCCTCTCGCCCTTGGTGCCCTGGTTGTGGGCGCTGTAGGAAGTACAGGAGGCGAGACCCATGGATGCCCCAGCTTCACAGCACAGCCAGGAGGACACCCCAACACCAGCAGGGCCACGCAGCACTGAGCCAGACCAGAGTGGGGGCACTCAGCCAGCTCCACCCGCCAGCCCTACCCTGTCCCACCAGGGGGCGCAGGCGGTGGCAGCCAGAGGCACTCACAGACACACGCTGGCGTTGGGAGACAGCATGTAGACGTTGTTCTCGCACAGTGGGTAGATGATGATGGCCTTGCCCCAGTACACCAGGTGAGCTGCAAGCTGGAAAACCTGTAGGCCGAGAAGCTGGCCTGAGGCTTGCAGCACAGTGTGGCCACAGCGCCCAgggctccttccctgcctcccaccagggTCCCGGCACACAGCATGTCTCGTGCTGTGTAACACCTCTGTTTCCCGTTAGGCCCTGTGCTGTCTTAGCTCCCACTGGGGAATGGTGGTCTCAGGCCCAGGCTACAAGCCTCTGAGCACAATGacatctggggtgccagggacacAGGGTGAGCCCGGCCAGGCAGGGAGCCTGGCTGGGCACTCACATGCCTACCAGATCCCAGCATGGCAATGCGTGTGGGATGAGCCCAGAAGCCACCCACCCACACTCAAAGGCCCTGAcccacccctgcaggccccacctccctgcagaGAACAGCCCACTGCCTTGCCCCCCAGGTTCTCAGACACCAGGAGATGCCAGAAATCGCCTCCAGGGGCACCTTGGGGGACAGCAGGTCCAAGAGCACTGCCCACGGCGCTGAAGGAGACGCACGCGAGATTCCAAGCACTGGTTGTTTGAGGAGCCCACtccctccctggacacagcaccCACGTGCCGCTCATCTTGGCAGATGGGACCCCCAGTGACACTGCCAACTCCAGCACGGAGGAAATCCTGTTCCTTCGCCAGCCCTGTCCCCTCATGACAAGTGCCTCCGACACTCCCTCCAAAGCAGACCTGCAGCTGCccgtctgtctgtgtctgtctgccagTCTCTGCCACAGCCCGGCCTGTGGGCTCCCCGCCTCCCTGGGCTCCGCCCCTCCGGGACACCCTCCAGGAAGTGGTCAGGGCGCCACTCTGGAGACCAGAGACCTGCAGCCAGTGCTGCCGGGCAGGAATCAGGCTGGCAGGGCCgccatggcccaggtgctgcagCAGTCACAGGGCCCGCGCTGCGGTCAGATCCGGCTCCCTCCTGCGGTCCCTGGGACTACACTGAGGGCCCATCAGgaccccctcccatccccacacAGTCGAAGCCCCAAACGAGGTCATGAACACAGCTCCTGCAGGTGGGGATACAGATGTCTGTGGGGCCGTTATTCAGCCCATCACAAGGATCCCAGCATGGTCCTCATCCCACTAAAGGAGCCACAGCAGTTTCTTCTGGGAGGTGGAATTATGGGGACTTTCTCTTTTTGCATCCGTAACTGGTGCAGTACTTGAATGTCTGCAAGAAACAACATGTGAATCTTATCAtgggaaaaaaacccaaatttGGTCCTCTTTGGATTGAGATCGAACAACCACTTGGTGACATTCGACACCGCCCTGGGGCCACTGCTCCCCACGACAGGCGGGTGCAGCTGGGCCCGGGGGCTTCAGCCACACCAGCAGCAACCCCTGGAGGatctgccccagctccagcagggAGGCTGCACGGGAGCATCCGAGGCCGGGAAGTGAAGGGGACACCAAAGGGACATCAGCGTGCTCTGTCCAGGGAGATGGCCAGGCTGAGGCAGTGCAGCCAGCCTCCCAGACAGACAGCAGCTCCTTTCAGAGCTGAGAAGGGCGACGTATGCAGCAGTCACAGGTGTCGGGCACATGGCCagagccgagccgagccgaggGCCCCCACGCAGTGCTGCGGCTGCTGTGGGCGACAGCAGTCCTGGtgggcccaggaggcagaggcccgCAAGTGCTGTTACTGAGGCTGGATACAGGGCCGGCACAGGATACAGAGGAGGGGATGCTCAC
This sequence is a window from Lepus europaeus isolate LE1 chromosome 21, mLepTim1.pri, whole genome shotgun sequence. Protein-coding genes within it:
- the MPG gene encoding DNA-3-methyladenine glycosylase, coding for MRARRGAQLSQKIGHKRQRLAEADLQHSPLDAAPIPGPEEPRLGLPASLGPQRSIYFSSPRDRPARLGSEFFNQPAVPLAQAFLGQVLVRRLADGTELRGRIVETEAYVGPEDEAAHSRGGRQTARNRAMFMKPGTLYVYLIYGMYFCMNVSSQGDGACVLLRALEPLGGLETMRQLRSTIRKGTASRTLKDRELCSGPSKLCQALAIDKSFDQRDLAQDEALWLEHGPPGPSASAMVAAARVGIGHTGEWAQKPLRFYVRGSPWVSVVDRVAEQNMQV
- the NPRL3 gene encoding GATOR1 complex protein NPRL3 isoform X5; the encoded protein is MCGQKFELKIDNVRFVGHPTLLQHALGQISKTDPSPKRDAPTMILFNVVFALRANADPSVINCLHNLSRRIATVLQHEERRCQYLTREAKLILALQDEVSAVADASEGPQSPFHHILPKCKLARDLKEAYDSLCTSGVVRLHINSWLEVSFCLPHKIHYAASSLIPPEAIERSLKAIRPYHALLLLSDEKSLLGELPVDCSPALVRVIKTTSAVKNLQQLAQDADLALLQVFQLAAHLVYWGKAIIIYPLCENNVYMLSPNASVCLYSPLAEQFSRQFPAHDLPSVLSKFSLPVSLSEFRNPLAPPVQETQLIQMVVWMLQHRLLIQLHTYVCLMASPSEEEPRLREDDVPFTARVGGRSLSTPNALSFGSPTSSDDMTLTSPSMDNSSAELLPSGDSPLNKRVTENLLASLSEHERAAILSVPAAQNPEDLRMFARLLHYFRGRHHLEEIMYHENTRRSQLLMLFDKFRSVLVVTTHEDPVIAVFQALLT
- the NPRL3 gene encoding GATOR1 complex protein NPRL3 isoform X4; its protein translation is MILFNVVFALRANADPSVINCLHNLSRRIATVLQHEERRCQYLTREAKLILALQDEVSAVADASEGPQSPFHHILPKCKLARDLKEAYDSLCTSGVVRLHINSWLEVSFCLPHKIHYAASSLIPPEAIERSLKAIRPYHALLLLSDEKSLLGELPVDCSPALVRVIKTTSAVKNLQQLAQDADLALLQVFQLAAHLVYWGKAIIIYPLCENNVYMLSPNASVCLYSPLAEQFSRQFPAHDLPSVLSKFSLPVSLSEFRNPLAPPVQETQLIQMVVWMLQHRLLIQLHTYVCLMASPSEEEPRLREDDVPFTARVGGRSLSTPNALSFGSPTSSDDMTLTSPSMDNSSAELLPSGDSPLNKRVTENLLASLSEHERAAILSVPAAQNPEDLRMFARLLHYFRGRHHLEEIMYHENTRRSQLLMLFDKFRSVLVVTTHEDPVIAVFQALLT